Proteins encoded together in one Ipomoea triloba cultivar NCNSP0323 chromosome 4, ASM357664v1 window:
- the LOC116017579 gene encoding trimethyltridecatetraene synthase-like has product MENISYWVFQALPWLLALAFLFKINTFYQRREAKTPPGPRPWPIIGNLNLLGSLPHQSLHLLSQKYGDLMLLKFGSKPVLVASSPETAKLFLKTHDAVFASRPPTAAGDHTFNRSNLTWSPYGSPWRHARKILISEVFTPKKLESFEYVRVEERTTLISRLYDAVGTKKPVFLRDHLLRFTLSTMTRLVSGHKYYDSNDCSELRKPIGYKITLEKLQGILDEWFLLSGVINLGDWVPWLSGFDLQGYVKKMKALSDEYEEFLNHVIEDHRAVMKAEKNFVPKDMVDIFLQIADDPNLEPDVELNHDRIMGLIHDMLAGGTDTAAASVEWAFQELLRKPLIIKRATEELDRAIGRERWVEERDFWQLPYMEAIIKETFRLHPLCTLLPPHYSMEDCNVAGYEVPSGTTVLVNLWSIGRNPKYWDKADEFFPERFLDRDVDINGQDFALLPFGSGRRRCPGYSLGMKVVRTTLANLLHGFNWKLAENMRPEDISMEEVYGLTTLPKFPLSINIEPRLPTHLY; this is encoded by the exons ATGGAGAATATTTCTTATTGGGTTTTTCAGGCCCTGCCATGGCTTCTCGCCTTAGCATTTCTCTTCAAAATAAACACTTTTTATCAACGGCGAGAAGCTAAAACTCCACCAGGTCCACGGCCATGGCCTATTATTGGCAATTTGAATCTTCTTGGCTCACTCCCACATCAATCCTTACATTTACTATCCCAAAAATATGGAGATTTAATGCTCCTCAAATTTGGGTCCAAGCCGGTTTTAGTTGCCTCCTCCCCTGAAACGGCTAAACTTTTCTTGAAAACCCACGACGCCGTGTTCGCCTCTCGGCCTCCCACGGCCGCCGGCGACCACACTTTTAACCGGTCCAACCTCACGTGGTCGCCTTATGGATCGCCCTGGCGCCACGCCCGCAAGATTCTCATTTCCGAGGTTTTCACCCCGAAGAAACTTGAATCATTCGAGTACGTTCGCGTTGAGGAAAGGACGACGTTGATTTCCCGCCTTTACGATGCTGTCGGGACTAAAAAGCCGGTGTTTCTAAGAGACCATTTGTTGAGGTTCACCCTTTCTACCATGACTAGGCTAGTTTCAGGTCACAAGTACTACGATAGCAACGATTGTAGTGAATTGAGAAAACCGATTGGCTACAAAATTACGTTGGAGAAATTACAAGGGATTCTTGATGAATGGTTTCTGCTTAGTGGTGTGATCAATCTTGGAGATTGGGTTCCTTGGTTGAGCGGCTTTGACTTGCAAGGATatgtgaagaagatgaaagcttTAAGCGACGAGTACGAAGAGTTCCTAAACCATGTGATTGAAGACCATAGAGCTGTGATGAAAGCTGAGAAGAATTTTGTCCCCAAGGACATGGTGGATATCTTTTTGCAGATTGCTGATGATCCAAATCTTGAGCCGGATGTTGAACTCAATCACGACCGCATAATGGGGTTAATACAT GATATGCTGGCGGGTGGCACAGATACAGCAGCAGCATCGGTGGAATGGGCATTTCAAGAATTGCTTAGAAAGCCACTGATCATCAAAAGGGCGACAGAAGAGCTGGATAGAGCGATTGGAAGGGAGAGATGGGTAGAAGAGAGAGACTTTTGGCAACTACCATATATGGAAGCAATCATCAAGGAAACATTCAGGTTGCATCCACTTTGCACATTGCTCCCACCCCATTATTCCATGGAAGATTGCAATGTGGCCGGTTACGAGGTACCAAGTGGAACAACTGTTCTTGTTAACTTGTGGTCTATAGGCAGGAATCCTAAGTATTGGGACAAAGCTGATGAGTTTTTTCCCGAAAGATTTTTAGACAGAGACGTTGATATAAATGGACAAGATTTTGCACTTTTACCATTTGGGTCGGGTAGAAGAAGATGTCCCGGCTATAGTCTTGGAATGAAGGTTGTTCGAACAACATTAGCCAATCTATTACATGGATTTAATTGGAAATTAGCGGAAAACATGAGGCCGGAGGATATATCCATGGAAGAGGTTTATGGCTTGACCACTCTTCCAAAATTTCCTTTGTCTATCAACATTGAGCCTAGGCTTCCCACACATCTTTACTAG
- the LOC116016082 gene encoding uncharacterized protein LOC116016082 codes for MTSIALYDEDKIFFITDEKYVEELQMQDALMSSAAKTQTPGRQAKAGGEIFRSDSCRHSYCSECIDRHVAAKIQENISVFKFPDVSCKGIIEPQHCRSIIPTYVFERWESALCESLILASQKFYRTYKDYSAMIVDDGSETLTAFEWPSCRRLFCA; via the coding sequence ATGACTTCTATTGCTCTGTACGATGAAGACAAAATCTTTTTCATTACAGATGAGAAATACGTAGAGGAACTGCAAATGCAAGATGCTCTAATGTCCTCTGCAGCAAAAACACAAACACCTGGTAGGCAAGCGAAAGCTGGAGGCGAGATATTCAGAAGCGATTCATGCAGGCATTCATACTGCTCGGAGTGCATCGACAGGCATGTCGCTGCTAAGATTCAGGAAAACATTAGTGTCTTCAAGTTCCCCGATGTCTCTTGCAAGGGTATCATCGAACCACAGCACTGTCGTTCAATCATTCCCACGTATGTGTTTGAGCGCTGGGAGAGTGCGTTGTGCGAATCGTTGATACTTGCTTCGCAGAAATTTTATCGTACTTACAAGGACTACTCGGCGATGATTGTGGATGATGGGAGCGAGACCCTGACCGCTTTCGAGTGGCCCAGCTGCCGGAGATTGTTCTGTGCGTAG
- the LOC116017580 gene encoding trimethyltridecatetraene synthase-like produces MENISYWVFQALPWLLALVFLFKINTFYQRRKSKTPPGPRPWPIIGNLNLLGSLPHHSLHLLSQKYGDLMLLKFGSKPVLVASSPETAKLFLKTHDAVFASRPPTAAGDHTFNRADLTWSPYGSPWRHGRKILLSEVFTPKKLESFEYVRVEERTRLISRLYDAVGTKKPVLLRDHLLKFTLSTMTRLVSGHKYYSNDRELRKQNAGYTITLEKLQGILDEWFLLSGVINLGDWVPWLSGFDLQGYVKKMKALRDEYEEFLNHVIEDHRAVMKAEENFVPKDMVDIFLQIADDPNLEPDVELNRDRIMGLIHNMLAGGTDTSAALVEWAFQELLRKPLIIEKATEELDRVIGRERWVEERDFSQLPYMEAIIKETFRLHPLCTLLPPHYSMEDCNVAGYEVPSGTTVLVNVWSIGRNSKYWDKADEFFPERFLGKDININGQDFTLLPFGSGRRRCPGYSFGMKVVRTTLANLLHGFNWKLAEDMRPEDISMEEVYGLTTHPKFPLSFNIEPRLPTHLY; encoded by the exons ATGGAGAATATTTCTTATTGGGTTTTTCAGGCCCTGCCATGGCTTCTCGCCTTAGTATTCCTCTTCAAAATAAACACTTTTTATCAACGGCGAAAATCTAAAACTCCACCAGGTCCACGGCCATGGCCTATTATTGGCAATTTGAATCTCCTTGGCTCACTCCCACATCATTCCTTACACTTACTGTCCCAAAAATATGGAGATTTAATGCTCCTCAAATTTGGGTCCAAGCCGGTTTTAGTTGCCTCGTCCCCTGAAACGGCTAAACTTTTCTTGAAAACCCACGACGCCGTGTTCGCCTCCCGGCCGCCCACGGCCGCCGGAGACCACACTTTTAACCGGGCCGACCTCACGTGGTCGCCTTATGGATCGCCCTGGCGCCACGGCCGCAAGATTCTCCTTTCCGAGGTTTTCACCCCGAAGAAGCTTGAATCATTCGAGTACGTTCGCGTTGAGGAAAGGACTAGGTTGATTTCCCGCCTTTACGATGCTGTCGGGACTAAGAAGCCGGTGTTGCTAAGAGACCATTTGTTGAAGTTCACCTTGTCTACCATGACTAGGCTAGTTTCAGGTCACAAGTACTACAGCAACGACCGTGAATTGAGAAAACAGAATGCGGGTTACACAATTACGTTAGAGAAATTACAAGGGATTCTTGATGAATGGTTTCTGCTTAGTGGTGTGATCAATCTTGGAGATTGGGTTCCTTGGTTGAGCGGCTTTGACTTGCAAGGATatgtgaagaagatgaaagcttTAAGGGACGAGTACGAAGAGTTCCTAAACCATGTGATTGAAGACCATAGAGCTGTGATGAAAGCAGAGGAGAATTTTGTCCCCAAGGACATGGTGGATATCTTTTTGCAGATAGCTGATGATCCAAATCTTGAGCCGGATGTTGAACTCAATCGGGACCGCATAATGGGGTTAATCCAT AATATGCTGGCGGGTGGCACAGATACATCAGCAGCATTAGTGGAATGGGCATTTCAAGAATTGCTTAGAAAGCCATTGATCATCGAAAAGGCGACTGAGGAGCTGGATAGAGTGATTGGGAGGGAGAGATGGGTAGAAGAGAGAGACTTTTCGCAACTTCCATATATGGAAGCAATCATCAAGGAAACATTCAGGTTGCATCCACTTTGCACATTGCTCCCACCCCATTATTCCATGGAAGATTGCAATGTGGCAGGTTACGAGGTACCAAGTGGAACAACTGTTCTAGTTAACGTGTGGTCTATAGGTAGGAATTCTAAGTATTGGGACAAGGCTGATGAGTTTTTCCCCGAAAGATTTTTAGGGAAAGACATTAATATAAATGGACAAGATTTTACACTTTTACCATTTGGGTCGGGTAGAAGAAGATGTCCTGGCTATAGTTTTGGAATGAAGGTTGTTCGAACAACATTAGCTAATCTATTACATGGATTTAATTGGAAATTAGCAGAAGACATGAGGCCAGAGGATATATCCATGGAAGAGGTTTATGGCTTGACCACTCATCCAAAATTTCCTTTGTCTTTCAACATTGAGCCTAGGCTTCCCACCCATCTTTACTAG